Proteins found in one Chthonomonadales bacterium genomic segment:
- a CDS encoding NADP-dependent malic enzyme, translating to MMLDSESLEYHSRPPAGKLEISPTKPCLTQHDLSLAYTPGVAAPCREIQADPEAAFRYTARGNLVAVITNGTAVLGLGNIGPLAGKPVMEGKALLFKRFADIDAIDLEVDTEDPEELIRTVRLLEPSFGGINLEDIRAPECFHIEQRLREAMRIPVFHDDQHGTAIISGAALLNALELTGREIADTRIVFSGAGAAALATARFYRQLGARHGNMVVCDRAGVIYRGRTANMNDAKEEFAVETEARSLAEALRGADVLIGLSSAGAVTADMLRSMARDPIVFAMANPDPEIAYDEAKTARPDAIVATGRSDYPNQVNNVLGFPFIFRGALDVRATSINEEMKVAAARSLAELARDEVPDSVMRAYGLEALRFGRDYLIPKPLDQRVLLHVAPAVAEAAMRTGVAREAVDLSRYREALEARLGRSREMMRIVISKARLAPRRIVLAEGEHEKMIRAAHTLAEERMAAPILLGDPETICARAAELQVGLDGVRIVGMRDEHLRERYAARIHELRCRKGVTHAEAADLICNPSYFGATMVEMGDADGVICGLRFHYVEALRPLLQIVGVLPDCGIAAGVFLVALRNRVLFFADAAVNIDPDPETLASIAIRTARLARDFDVEPRVAMLSFSTFGSVRHPRAEAVRQAAEIVRQREPTIVVEGEMQAGAALSSSLLNGTYPFNRLKEEANVLVFPNLEAGTIAYALADRLASAEVIGPILVGMRKAAHVVLRSADVSDIVNLAAIAVVQAQQREAQARREVWS from the coding sequence ATGATGCTCGATAGCGAGTCGCTCGAATACCACAGCCGGCCCCCTGCCGGCAAGCTCGAGATCTCCCCCACCAAGCCGTGCCTCACCCAGCACGACCTGTCGCTGGCTTACACGCCGGGCGTCGCCGCCCCCTGTCGCGAGATCCAGGCCGACCCGGAGGCCGCCTTCCGCTACACGGCGCGCGGCAACCTGGTGGCCGTGATCACGAACGGCACCGCCGTGCTTGGCCTGGGCAACATCGGCCCGCTCGCCGGTAAGCCCGTGATGGAGGGCAAGGCCCTCCTGTTCAAGCGGTTCGCCGACATCGACGCGATCGACCTGGAGGTCGACACCGAGGATCCGGAAGAGCTAATTCGCACCGTGAGGCTCCTCGAGCCGTCTTTCGGCGGGATCAACCTGGAGGACATCCGCGCGCCGGAGTGCTTCCACATCGAACAGCGCCTCCGCGAAGCGATGCGGATCCCGGTCTTCCATGATGACCAGCATGGAACCGCGATCATCTCGGGCGCCGCACTGCTGAACGCGCTTGAGCTCACCGGCCGAGAGATAGCCGATACTCGCATCGTCTTCAGCGGCGCCGGCGCGGCGGCGCTGGCAACGGCGCGGTTCTACCGGCAACTCGGAGCGCGCCACGGGAACATGGTGGTGTGCGACCGCGCCGGCGTCATCTACCGGGGCCGCACCGCCAACATGAACGATGCCAAGGAGGAGTTCGCGGTCGAGACGGAGGCGCGGTCGCTTGCCGAGGCGCTGCGCGGCGCCGACGTCCTCATCGGTCTCTCCAGCGCTGGCGCGGTCACAGCCGACATGCTGCGCTCCATGGCGCGCGATCCCATCGTGTTCGCGATGGCCAACCCGGACCCGGAGATCGCCTACGACGAGGCGAAGACGGCACGGCCGGACGCCATCGTCGCGACAGGCCGCTCGGACTACCCCAACCAGGTTAACAACGTCCTGGGGTTCCCCTTCATCTTCCGCGGCGCGCTGGACGTGCGCGCCACGAGCATCAACGAGGAGATGAAGGTCGCAGCGGCTCGCTCGCTCGCCGAGCTCGCCCGCGACGAGGTGCCCGACTCGGTGATGCGGGCCTACGGTCTGGAGGCGCTGCGGTTCGGCAGGGACTACCTGATCCCCAAGCCGCTCGACCAGCGCGTGCTCCTCCACGTGGCGCCCGCCGTGGCTGAGGCGGCCATGCGCACCGGAGTGGCGCGCGAGGCCGTCGACCTGAGCCGCTACCGGGAGGCGCTGGAGGCGCGGCTCGGCCGCTCGCGGGAGATGATGCGGATCGTCATAAGCAAGGCGCGCCTGGCCCCGAGGCGCATCGTGCTGGCCGAGGGCGAGCACGAGAAGATGATCCGGGCCGCGCACACGCTTGCCGAGGAGCGGATGGCGGCGCCGATCCTGCTGGGCGATCCGGAGACGATCTGCGCGCGCGCCGCAGAGCTGCAAGTGGGCCTGGATGGCGTGCGGATCGTCGGCATGCGTGACGAGCACCTCCGCGAGCGGTACGCCGCCCGCATCCACGAGTTGCGCTGCCGCAAGGGCGTGACGCACGCTGAGGCCGCCGATCTGATCTGCAACCCGAGCTACTTCGGCGCGACGATGGTTGAGATGGGCGACGCCGACGGCGTGATCTGCGGCCTCCGGTTCCACTACGTCGAGGCGCTACGGCCACTGCTTCAGATCGTGGGCGTGCTGCCCGACTGCGGCATCGCGGCCGGCGTGTTCCTCGTCGCGCTGCGCAACCGCGTGCTCTTCTTCGCCGACGCAGCGGTCAACATCGACCCGGACCCGGAGACGTTGGCCAGCATCGCGATCCGGACCGCCCGGCTCGCGCGCGACTTCGACGTCGAGCCGCGCGTGGCCATGCTCAGCTTCTCGACCTTCGGCAGCGTGCGCCACCCGCGCGCGGAGGCCGTCCGCCAGGCGGCGGAGATCGTGCGGCAGCGGGAGCCGACCATCGTTGTCGAGGGGGAGATGCAGGCCGGCGCGGCGCTCTCCTCGAGCCTCCTGAACGGGACCTACCCGTTCAACCGCCTCAAAGAGGAGGCTAACGTCCTGGTCTTCCCGAACCTGGAGGCCGGCACGATCGCCTACGCGCTGGCGGACCGCCTGGCGAGCGCCGAGGTGATCGGGCCCATCCTGGTCGGCATGCGCAAGGCGGCGCACGTGGTCCTGCGCAGCGCCGATGTGAGCGATATCGTGAACCTGGCGGCGATCGCCGTGGTGCAGGCGCAGCAGCGCGAAGCTCAGGCTCGCCGGGAGGTATGGTCCTGA
- the hypB gene encoding hydrogenase nickel incorporation protein HypB: MVRRTVDVSRPVLERNESLADANRRRFRAAGLFVVNVLSSPGSGKTALLERTLADLSADLPCGVVVGDLATDNDARRLTAGGGRAVQITTGDVCHLDAAMVAQAVDRLGTEGLRVLFIENVGNLVCPGSYDLGEGARAVLLSVTEGEDKPLKYPAMFKSADVVIVTKTDIAGAVGYDRAAALANIQGVAPQAAVMELSARTGAGVSAWYDYLRTGSGARGPDDAR; the protein is encoded by the coding sequence ATGGTACGCCGGACGGTCGACGTGAGCAGGCCGGTGCTGGAGCGCAACGAGAGCCTCGCCGACGCCAATCGTCGCCGGTTCCGCGCGGCGGGGCTGTTCGTTGTCAACGTGCTCTCCTCGCCGGGCTCGGGCAAGACGGCGTTGCTGGAGCGCACCCTCGCCGACCTCTCCGCCGACCTGCCCTGCGGCGTGGTAGTGGGCGACCTCGCGACCGACAACGACGCGCGACGGCTCACCGCGGGCGGCGGTCGCGCCGTGCAGATCACGACCGGCGATGTGTGCCATCTCGACGCGGCGATGGTGGCCCAGGCCGTCGATCGCCTGGGCACCGAGGGGCTTCGAGTGCTCTTCATCGAGAACGTGGGCAACCTGGTCTGCCCCGGATCCTACGACCTCGGTGAGGGCGCCCGGGCGGTCCTGCTCTCGGTCACCGAGGGAGAGGACAAGCCGCTGAAGTATCCGGCCATGTTCAAGAGCGCCGACGTCGTCATCGTGACGAAGACCGACATCGCCGGCGCGGTCGGGTATGACCGCGCAGCCGCGCTCGCCAACATCCAGGGCGTGGCGCCACAGGCGGCCGTGATGGAGCTCTCCGCTCGCACCGGGGCCGGAGTGTCGGCCTGGTACGACTACCTGCGCACGGGTTCCGGCGCGAGGGGTCCAGATGATGCTCGATAG
- the hypA gene encoding hydrogenase maturation nickel metallochaperone HypA — protein sequence MHEISLMASLLETAERSAREAGAERICSLRVRVGALSGVVAEAFEFAFQALRDRTMAREAVIEIEHVAARCRCGGCGGEFEPASPIYACPRCGQVAATILAGRELVLVSMEVE from the coding sequence ATGCACGAGATCAGCCTGATGGCCAGCCTGCTGGAGACGGCCGAGCGAAGCGCGCGCGAGGCCGGCGCCGAGCGCATCTGCAGCCTCCGCGTGCGCGTTGGCGCGCTATCTGGCGTGGTCGCCGAAGCCTTCGAGTTTGCCTTCCAGGCGCTCCGTGACCGGACGATGGCGCGCGAGGCGGTGATCGAGATCGAGCATGTGGCGGCGCGCTGCCGCTGCGGCGGCTGCGGCGGGGAGTTCGAGCCGGCGTCCCCAATCTATGCCTGCCCGCGATGCGGCCAGGTCGCGGCCACGATCCTGGCCGGACGCGAGCTGGTCCTCGTTTCCATGGAGGTCGAGTGA
- a CDS encoding hydrogenase maturation protease, with product MREGAVARGPQVVIGYGSSLRRDDGVGQEVARRVEALGLADVRVLAMHQLTPETSVVLASARLVVFVDARADDLDQGVLVESIAPEPARTGVGHFADPRALLALARDLFGAAPEAWLVTVPAFDTGLGEGLSVWAAHGAEEAARRVLALLKAHGGAPKRVLQ from the coding sequence ATGCGGGAGGGAGCCGTCGCCCGCGGCCCCCAGGTCGTGATCGGCTACGGGAGCAGCCTTCGGCGCGACGACGGCGTAGGGCAGGAAGTCGCTCGCCGTGTCGAGGCGCTTGGCCTGGCGGATGTGCGGGTGCTCGCCATGCACCAGCTGACACCCGAGACGAGTGTCGTGCTGGCGAGCGCCCGCCTTGTCGTGTTCGTGGACGCGCGCGCGGATGACCTAGATCAGGGCGTCCTCGTGGAGTCCATCGCTCCCGAGCCGGCACGCACCGGCGTGGGCCACTTCGCCGACCCGCGGGCCCTGCTAGCTCTCGCGCGCGACCTCTTCGGCGCCGCTCCGGAGGCCTGGCTCGTCACCGTGCCGGCCTTCGACACCGGGCTCGGCGAGGGCCTGTCGGTATGGGCCGCCCACGGCGCGGAGGAGGCAGCCCGGCGGGTCCTGGCGCTGTTGAAGGCGCACGGCGGCGCGCCGAAGCGTGTGTTACAATGA